The following are encoded together in the Acanthochromis polyacanthus isolate Apoly-LR-REF ecotype Palm Island chromosome 14, KAUST_Apoly_ChrSc, whole genome shotgun sequence genome:
- the nepro gene encoding nucleolus and neural progenitor protein — MKLDVALQDLADLCPNKVQRVIFRGLLVSLSTLYQRLLAFLKDVAIAQPMPFLTDFSLPADMVPPKGLQEKQQQQQQKNSSVKVGNREQTRKNKDDLGVAVERDLSCDTDLKPFIKIFKNFTKRNSSPENTHETEKKLKLKKLKFKKQVREAPTFTHMAAHLEEMILWCKSQRMEKEKRLLTFLQLKCRKMKCLEEAGYNVQRKLQTFRQEACWASSPKKSVPKSFCSLSAMRRNARQRIRRMSLMSCALRTGVKKKRMMGQQKTTLLSVSGLSKNNQQNRTTHEATHPTTDSHDDIDDIFASVGL, encoded by the exons ATGAAGCTCGACGTTGCCCTGCAGGACCTGGCTGATCTGTGCCCAAATAAGGTTCAAAG GGTGATTTTCCGTGGACTGCTGGTCAGCCTGTCCACTCTGTACCAGCGGCTCCTGGCATTCCTCAAAGACGTAGCCATCGCCCAGCCCATGCCCTTCCTCACAGACTTCTCCCTGCCAGCAGATATG GTCCCACCCAAAGGACtacaagaaaagcagcagcagcagcagcaaaagaaCTCTTCAGTTAAAGTCGGTAACCGGGAACAGACGAGGAAGAATAAGGACGACCTGGGTGTTGCTGTTGAAAGAG ATCTTAGTTGTGACACTGACCTCAAGCCTTTTATTAAGATTTTCAAGAATTTCACAAAG AGAAATTCTTCCCCAGAGAACACACACGAGACTGAAAAGAAACTGAAGTTAAAGAAACTAAAGTTCAAGAAACAAGTGAGAGAAGCTCCAACTTTCACACACATGGCGGCCCATCTAGAGGAAATGATTCTGTGGTGCAAATCCCAGAGGATGGAGAAGGAAAAACGCCTCCTAACCTTCCTGCAGTTAAAGTGCCGAAAGATGAAATGCCTCGAGGAAGCAGGTTACAA TGTCCAGAGGAAGCTGCAGACCTTCAGACAGGAAGCTTGCTGGGCCTCGTCTCCTAAAAAGTCAGTGCCGAAGAGCTTTTGTTCCCTTTCTGCGATGAGGAGAAATGCTCGCCAGAGAATTCGCCGGATGTCACTCATGTCTTGTGCACTCAGAACTGGTGTAAAAAAGAAACGGATGATGGGACAACAGAAAACGACTCTTTTATCAGTGTCTGGACTGTCCAAGAATAACCAGCAAAACAGGACTACACATGAGGCAACACATCCGACCACTGACAGCCACGATGACATAGATGATATATTTGCCTCAGTAGGTTTgtga
- the tex30 gene encoding testis-expressed protein 30, translated as MDKFDEERLEVPFGTKSLDAALCVPASVTDVHTAVILTHGAGGDMNFKHLLSLAHSLASNGFICLRFTCKGLNLSYRVKAYCAVWDYLKSLQKFTIKHMFFGGRSMGCRAAVAVARQLSNESEDPVQGVICLSFPLHPPGQTSTHRQRSEDLRKLPEHMRVLFVSGTEDNMCDRVLFNKVVKEIKAQVEVFWLQGGNHGLTVKERAEDSVLDEVNSKVIAWINADVYIYMNAIGWFTSACFGAAKYGSRTVEQGKHSLSKCRFQRPYTFSFCYRFSCSRIAGGKRDGSSTNPQ; from the exons ATGGACAAATTTGACGAG GAGCGACTAGAGGTGCCGTTTGGGACAAAGTCTCTGGATGCCGCCTTGTGTGTCCCTGCCTCAGTGACAGATGTCCACACAGCCGTCATCCTCACACATGGAGCTGGAGGAGATATGAACTTCAAACATCTGCTCTCTCTGGCTCACAGTCTGGCATCTAATGGCTTCATCTGCCTCCGTTTTACCTGCAAAGGTTTAAACTTGAGTTACAGAGTCAAGGCTTACTGTGCTGTGTGG GACTACTTGAAGTCACTCCAGAAGTTTACAATCAAACACATGTTTTTTGGAG GCAGGTCGATGGGATGTCGTGCAGCTGTGGCTGTGGCTCGACAGTTGAGCAATGAATCCGAGGATCCAGTTCAGGGCGTCATCTGCCTTTCTTTCCCCTTGCACCCACCGGGACAAACAAGCACCCATCGCCAACGCAGTGAAGATCTCAGGAAACTCCCCGAGCACATGCGTGTGCTGTTCGTGTCCGGCACTGAGGACAACATGTGTGACAGG GTCCTTTTTAACAAGGTggttaaagaaataaaagctcAAGTGGAAGTTTTCTGGCTACAAGGAGGCAACCATGGACTGACAGTGAAAGAAAGAGCTGAGGACTCTGTGCTGGATGAAGTGAACTCAAAAGTCATCGCCTGGATCA ACGCTGACGTTTATATTTACATGAACGCGATTGGCTGGTTCACTTCCGCATGTTTCGGTGCAGCGAAGTATGGCAGCAGAACCGTGGAACAGGGTAAACATTCCCTTTCCAAGTGCCGTTTCCAGCGTCCGTATACATTTTCCTTCTGCTACAG GTTTTCGTGTTCAAGGATTGCTGGTGGCAAACGGGACGGTTCTTCAACTAATCCGCAGTGA